The following proteins come from a genomic window of Misgurnus anguillicaudatus unplaced genomic scaffold, ASM2758022v2 HiC_scaffold_28, whole genome shotgun sequence:
- the LOC141362599 gene encoding paraneoplastic antigen Ma1 homolog, whose product MDLSQVVVWSREESVNLSRAIVVSNVPLDVSNETLGKVLDTVKVLGRTKIRGRRGDATGRTLFVLVESSTDLDPDTVPSEIGIENEAGPWPVHVVGSLVGPSAPSEGDAFQLKLMALLQEEGKSMEEVKAIVMGNPPPKADISVGLVDAIGKLVDRCNQVSSDGPGYRKLRLFSGLRPVPPGEEEYEVWMEQAAQMISEWQCTEAAKRQRIVESLRGPAADIVRFLKVSNPSATATEYLSALDTAYGTTESGPDLMAKFRHTYQESGEKLSDFLYRLDKLLHRAFFKGGIDAAGINKARMEQLTKGALTSDMVALRIRMTHTLRDPPSFSQLMKEVREEEHWVAARADVKASVATVISPPVPVPSELQNLRKEVKELSTQVSQLLNVATVTSVSDCVSQKVPQHIPDRVNRDNFQNPKTPKPPVPTIFCYKCGEDGHTKRECKAPEDLRKVNQKLIKMQRLQGNWPGAQ is encoded by the coding sequence ATGGATCTCTCACAGGTTGTTGTGTGGAGCAGAGAGGAAAGTGTTAACCTCTCGCGCGCCATTGTGGTGAGTAATGTGCCTTTGGATGTTAGCAATGAGACCCTTGGTAAAGTTTTAGACACTGTGAAAGTTCTTGGTCGTACTAAAATACGTGGTCGCCGTGGTGATGCCACTGGCAGAACACTGTTTGTTTTGGTAGAGAGCAGTACTGATTTAGACCCTGATACTGTACCTTCTGAAATAGGAATTGAGAACGAGGCTGGGCCTTGGCCTGTCCATGTAGTTGGCAGTTTAGTAGGCCCTAGTGCTCCATCAGAAGGTGATGCTTTTCAGCTAAAGTTAATGGCCCTTTTACAGGAGGAGGGAAAATCCATGGAGGAAGTTAAAGCCATAGTTATGGGAAATCCGCCTCCTAAAGCTGACATCAGTGTAGGTCTAGTTGATGCTATTGGAAAATTAGTTGACCGGTGTAATCAGGTGTCTAGTGATGGGCCTGGCTATAGAAAACTGAGACTGTTCTCTGGCTTAAGACCTGTCCCTCCAGGTGAAGAAGAATATGAAGTCTGGATGGAACAAGCTGCCCAGATGATAAGTGAATGGCAGTGCACAGAGGCTGCAAAGAGACAACGTATTGTCGAGAGTTTGCGGGGCCCTGCTGCTGATATTGTCAGATTCTTGAAAGTGAGTAACCCATCTGCTACTGCCACCGAATATCTATCTGCCCTTGACACTGCATATGGCACCACGGAGAGTGGACCTGATCTAATGGCTAAGTTTCGTCATACCTACCAAGAAAGTGGAGAAAAATTGTCTGATTTCCTGTACAGGCTAGATAAACTTCTTCACAGAGCCTTCTTTAAAGGTGGAATTGACGCAGCTGGCATAAATAAAGCTAGAATGGAGCAGCTGACTAAGGGAGCTCTTACCAGTGACATGGTTGCCTTACGAATAAGGATGACTCACACTCTGCGAGATCCGCCTTCTTTTTCGCAGTTGATGAAAGAGGTGAGGGAGGAGGAACACTGGGTAGCTGCTCGAGCGGATGTTAAAGCTTCTGTTGCCACTGTCATTTCTCCACCAGTGCCTGTGCCATCTGAATTGCAAAACCTGAGAAAAGAGGTTAAAGAGTTATCTACTCAAGTGAGTCAATTATTAAATGTGGCTACAGTGACTTCGGTTTCTGATTGTGTTTCTCAGAAAGTGCCCCAACACATACCTGACAGAGTGAACCGGGACAACTTCCAAAACCCAAAGACCCCCAAGCCACCTGTTCCAACAATCTTTTGCTACAAATGCGGTGAGGATGGACATACAAAGCGAGAATGTAAGGCACCTGAAGACCTCAGAAAGGTAAACCAAAAACTGATCAAAATGCAGCGCCTGCAGGGAAACTGGCCAGGGGCTCAGTGA